One part of the Prochlorococcus marinus str. MIT 9313 genome encodes these proteins:
- the pgeF gene encoding peptidoglycan editing factor PgeF: MTSLGPATETDNQDPLATPDTLFNQLKGWTWVGCYGGYYLQADLLQKAGFEHGFFTRRWQDRGPDQLAGYLSAGISVHRPQQVHGGKVLPASQANRPPWPEADGLVSDRGGQSLWVCTADCTPILIADQYTGHAAACHVGWRGVAAKILQEALAKLESRGAKIETLLVALGPAVSGSNYQIQVDVAEAVAKSLEADPNNPPIQLEKRLSALKERGILDADKQPQRLRLDIRLAAAEQLKRAGLSSEQISSCPLCTVTEPSLFYSWRRDHIKAVQWSGIVAQAED, translated from the coding sequence ATGACATCGCTGGGGCCGGCAACGGAAACTGACAACCAAGACCCGCTTGCCACTCCAGATACCCTTTTCAACCAACTCAAAGGATGGACCTGGGTTGGTTGCTATGGGGGCTACTACCTGCAGGCCGACCTTCTACAAAAAGCTGGTTTCGAACATGGATTCTTCACGCGACGCTGGCAAGATCGAGGCCCCGATCAACTAGCTGGTTACCTAAGCGCAGGCATTAGCGTTCATAGACCCCAACAAGTTCATGGCGGCAAGGTGCTCCCAGCCTCACAAGCCAACCGCCCACCCTGGCCGGAAGCTGATGGCCTCGTAAGCGACAGGGGTGGACAAAGTCTCTGGGTCTGCACTGCCGACTGCACTCCAATACTGATTGCCGACCAGTACACGGGGCATGCAGCCGCATGTCATGTGGGCTGGCGAGGCGTAGCCGCCAAAATCCTGCAGGAAGCTCTAGCAAAGTTGGAATCTCGAGGAGCAAAAATCGAGACTCTGCTTGTTGCTCTAGGACCAGCTGTAAGCGGGTCCAACTATCAGATTCAAGTTGATGTTGCAGAAGCTGTGGCCAAAAGCCTCGAAGCAGATCCAAACAACCCACCAATCCAGCTGGAGAAACGGCTCTCCGCACTAAAAGAACGAGGCATTCTCGATGCAGACAAACAGCCACAGCGATTGCGTCTCGACATTCGCTTGGCTGCTGCTGAACAACTAAAACGAGCTGGGTTAAGCAGCGAGCAGATCAGCAGTTGCCCGCTATGCACAGTGACAGAGCCCAGCCTCTTTTACTCATGGCGCAGGGACCACATCAAAGCTGTGCAGTGGAGTGGAATCGTTGCTCAAGCTGAAGACTGA
- a CDS encoding NAD(P)/FAD-dependent oxidoreductase, giving the protein MLRLSELKLPLDHSPEAIEAVILKRLRIPPSQLINHRLVKRSIDARRHERIQFIYSADVKVRGEAALLKRHAGNQKIRKAPDTRYYPVAQAPTDFPQVETQRPVVVGAGPCGYFAALLLAQMGFKPLLLERGQSIKKRTLETFAFWRGQRPFNPDSNAQFGEGGAGTFSDGKLYSQVSDPEHYGRKVLEELVASGANPEILTVHRPHIGTYKLATVVRGMRARIEELGGEIRFETRVDELLLRRDLDHSRTGKPLQVVGLKLADGSTISSRHVLFALGHSARDSFAMLERVGVKLEAKPFSVGLRIEHPQPLIDRARWGPMVGHPQLGHAEYKLVHHARNGRSVYSFCMCPGGVVVGATSQADCVVTNGMSQHTRNERNANSALVVNLEHQDLCSYERWPGDPLAGVALQRDLERRAFQLGGGGYCAPAQRQEDFQAGRPTTCLGEVIPSYLPGITLVDLNQMLPAPLIEALREALPAFARRLPGYEHPDAVLTGVETRTSSPVRIPRDNSFESLNTTGLIPAGEGAGYAGGILSAGIDGIRAAEALAKQLVVAQSSA; this is encoded by the coding sequence GTGTTGCGGTTGAGTGAGTTGAAGCTTCCCCTTGATCATTCGCCAGAGGCGATCGAAGCAGTCATCCTTAAGCGGTTGCGTATTCCGCCTTCCCAGCTCATCAATCACAGGCTGGTGAAACGAAGTATTGACGCTCGACGTCATGAGCGGATCCAGTTCATCTACAGCGCGGATGTGAAGGTTCGAGGGGAAGCTGCTCTGTTGAAACGCCACGCAGGCAATCAAAAGATTCGTAAGGCTCCAGACACCCGCTATTACCCAGTTGCGCAGGCGCCAACAGATTTCCCTCAAGTAGAAACGCAGCGGCCGGTTGTGGTGGGTGCAGGCCCTTGTGGTTACTTTGCAGCTCTGCTTCTGGCACAGATGGGTTTCAAGCCTTTGCTGTTGGAGCGCGGTCAGTCGATCAAAAAGCGCACGCTAGAAACCTTTGCTTTCTGGAGGGGACAGCGGCCTTTCAATCCTGATTCCAATGCCCAATTCGGTGAAGGTGGGGCGGGGACTTTCTCAGACGGAAAGCTTTATAGCCAGGTGAGTGACCCTGAACACTATGGGCGCAAGGTGCTTGAAGAATTGGTGGCCAGTGGAGCCAATCCAGAGATCCTTACGGTGCACCGACCTCACATTGGCACCTACAAATTGGCCACGGTGGTGCGTGGAATGCGCGCCAGAATTGAGGAGCTTGGTGGTGAGATTCGATTTGAGACTCGAGTTGATGAATTGCTGCTGCGGCGAGATTTAGATCATTCACGCACTGGCAAGCCTTTGCAGGTGGTAGGGCTGAAGCTTGCCGATGGCAGCACAATTAGCAGTCGGCATGTGTTATTTGCCCTGGGTCATTCAGCCCGGGACAGCTTCGCCATGTTGGAAAGGGTTGGCGTGAAGCTTGAGGCCAAGCCCTTTTCTGTAGGACTCCGCATCGAACACCCCCAGCCTCTGATCGATCGCGCGCGCTGGGGTCCAATGGTGGGTCATCCACAACTCGGCCATGCGGAATACAAGTTGGTTCATCACGCTCGTAATGGCCGCTCTGTCTATAGCTTCTGCATGTGTCCGGGGGGAGTTGTGGTGGGTGCTACATCGCAAGCAGATTGCGTGGTTACCAATGGCATGAGTCAACACACGCGCAATGAACGCAATGCCAACAGTGCCTTGGTTGTGAATTTGGAGCATCAGGATTTGTGCAGTTATGAGCGTTGGCCAGGAGATCCTTTGGCAGGAGTGGCCTTGCAGCGGGACTTGGAACGAAGGGCTTTTCAGCTTGGAGGGGGTGGATATTGCGCCCCTGCTCAGCGCCAGGAGGATTTCCAGGCGGGCAGGCCTACAACTTGCCTTGGTGAGGTGATTCCCTCTTATCTGCCAGGGATCACGTTGGTTGACCTCAATCAGATGTTGCCGGCTCCGTTGATTGAGGCTTTAAGAGAGGCCTTGCCGGCCTTCGCTAGGCGTTTACCAGGCTATGAGCATCCTGATGCTGTACTCACTGGGGTTGAGACCCGTACCTCATCGCCTGTGCGTATTCCCAGGGATAACTCCTTTGAGTCGCTTAACACCACTGGGCTGATTCCTGCTGGAGAAGGGGCTGGTTATGCCGGAGGCATCCTTTCGGCTGGCATTGATGGGATTAGGGCTGCAGAAGCCCTGGCGAAACAGCTTGTGGTTGCTCAGTCTTCAGCTTGA
- a CDS encoding Tab2/Atab2 family RNA-binding protein, whose product MIAANTPNITDQHPKTDWELDFYSRPILESDGKKRWELLISSSQDPSGTAPFRWVKRCPAGEVNSLWLTDALREALKDSQEQGWEAPLRLRCWRISMRTMVQRAAAELGIEVIPSRRTYALLDWLAERERDVYPLEEGYMAGPLAPPPTPIPTPPVPLPEAVRGDAWSWASLPLGLLREAQEWPIGFGGLLPVGANDNDNIPVPGVRMFSQTRALALAGWLGGLEPVCLAVDGTQLMLEAGQDDRWLVTDLDDKTATAVQQSLLEAREQAGGLQFISVQTSPEEKRFAGFWMLRDLPQP is encoded by the coding sequence ATGATTGCTGCCAATACGCCCAACATCACAGACCAACACCCTAAGACTGACTGGGAGCTCGACTTCTACTCGCGACCAATCCTTGAATCTGACGGCAAAAAACGTTGGGAGTTGTTAATTAGCAGCTCACAGGACCCGTCAGGAACTGCACCATTCCGCTGGGTAAAACGCTGCCCTGCAGGAGAAGTCAATTCACTGTGGCTGACCGACGCCCTGAGAGAGGCCCTTAAAGACTCTCAGGAACAAGGCTGGGAGGCCCCTCTCAGGCTTCGCTGTTGGCGTATATCGATGCGCACCATGGTGCAACGGGCTGCCGCAGAGCTTGGCATCGAAGTCATTCCAAGCCGCAGAACCTATGCCCTACTCGACTGGCTCGCCGAGCGAGAACGGGATGTCTACCCCCTTGAGGAGGGCTACATGGCTGGTCCACTGGCTCCTCCCCCAACTCCGATACCAACACCCCCAGTACCTCTACCTGAGGCTGTAAGGGGAGACGCCTGGAGCTGGGCCTCCCTACCCTTAGGTTTGCTACGCGAAGCCCAAGAGTGGCCAATCGGCTTCGGCGGCCTACTACCAGTTGGAGCAAACGACAACGACAACATCCCCGTGCCAGGTGTACGGATGTTCAGTCAAACCCGTGCTTTGGCTCTAGCAGGCTGGCTTGGAGGCCTGGAACCAGTTTGCTTGGCCGTCGATGGCACGCAGCTGATGCTTGAAGCAGGTCAAGACGATCGCTGGCTGGTGACGGATTTGGATGACAAAACAGCCACGGCAGTTCAACAGAGCCTCCTAGAGGCAAGAGAGCAAGCCGGCGGACTGCAATTCATCTCTGTGCAGACCTCCCCAGAGGAAAAACGATTTGCTGGTTTCTGGATGCTGCGTGACCTGCCGCAACCATGA
- a CDS encoding creatininase family protein → MSISCRRFDHLSWPEAAEAVGLEGSTLVWPFGACEQHGPHLPLITDAFFAERMLVEVLERLPADLPIWMLPAQSLGFSPEHEAFPGTLSLSANLMFQLVIEVGQQLAAMGVRRLLLFNAHGGQIGLLHVAARQLRAQCPAMAVLPCFLWSGVGALKDLLPESEREVGLHAGLAETSLMLSMAPELVGLDRPVDGDHYTPGLSTTPPMGWSLEGHAPCAWLTDDFSESGVIGDSREANAALGKALEQALVDHWVNLLISLMGSQWPPVREPECL, encoded by the coding sequence ATGTCTATTTCTTGCAGGCGTTTTGACCATCTCAGCTGGCCAGAGGCTGCAGAAGCGGTTGGTCTGGAGGGATCCACCTTGGTTTGGCCATTCGGGGCCTGTGAACAGCATGGTCCGCATTTGCCTCTGATAACGGACGCTTTTTTCGCAGAGCGGATGTTGGTAGAGGTCCTTGAACGCTTGCCTGCTGACCTGCCGATCTGGATGTTGCCAGCCCAGTCATTGGGATTTTCTCCGGAACATGAGGCATTCCCAGGAACTCTTTCCCTTTCAGCGAACCTGATGTTTCAGCTGGTCATCGAAGTTGGTCAGCAATTGGCGGCCATGGGAGTTCGTCGTTTGCTGCTTTTCAATGCACATGGAGGCCAGATTGGCTTATTGCATGTGGCGGCTCGGCAGCTTCGTGCTCAATGCCCTGCGATGGCTGTATTGCCCTGTTTTCTCTGGAGTGGTGTCGGGGCATTAAAGGATTTGCTCCCTGAAAGTGAGCGTGAGGTAGGCCTGCATGCTGGTCTGGCTGAGACCAGCCTGATGCTGTCCATGGCGCCTGAGCTGGTAGGGCTTGATCGCCCTGTCGATGGTGACCACTACACCCCTGGCCTATCTACCACTCCGCCGATGGGTTGGAGCCTTGAGGGCCATGCTCCATGTGCTTGGCTTACGGACGATTTCAGTGAGTCCGGGGTGATCGGTGATAGTCGAGAGGCTAATGCTGCGCTAGGGAAAGCATTGGAGCAGGCTTTGGTTGATCACTGGGTTAATTTGCTGATCAGCCTGATGGGAAGCCAATGGCCTCCGGTGAGAGAACCAGAATGCTTGTGA
- a CDS encoding S1 RNA-binding domain-containing protein yields the protein MAGSGSPQPNRPKPPKPAAEAPRKPLQVMHISKRGEQDKLVREAAEITSPGSKATAASGQLSNAPNRSVSADAASDESRFDLGELQNMTMADLLGPADQSRRSASAPKGIDHRNEEGQSNPARSVDDFDFDEDAFLAALDENEPIGTTGEVATGKVIALESDGVYVDIGGKAPGFMPKNECGLGVITNLKERFPKGLEVEVLVTREQNADGMVTISCRALELRKSWSKVQQMEKEGKVAQVKVNGFNRGGVTCDLEGLRGFIPRSQLQNGENHEALIGKTLGVAFLEVNPETRKLVLSEKRAATAARFSELEVGQLVEGQVVAVKPYGFFIDLGGVSGLLHQSMITGGSLRSLREVFNQGDRVKALITEMDPGRGRIALNTALLEGQPGELLIEKDKVMAEATDRANKARNVLRQQEQSAG from the coding sequence ATGGCGGGATCAGGCAGTCCGCAGCCCAATAGACCAAAGCCCCCTAAACCCGCAGCGGAAGCCCCTCGCAAGCCCCTGCAGGTCATGCACATCAGCAAGCGTGGGGAACAAGACAAGCTAGTGCGAGAAGCCGCCGAAATAACTTCACCTGGCAGTAAAGCAACTGCAGCATCAGGCCAGCTCAGCAACGCCCCCAATCGATCCGTCTCAGCTGATGCAGCCTCAGATGAGAGTCGTTTTGATCTCGGCGAGCTGCAAAACATGACGATGGCCGATCTACTTGGTCCGGCCGATCAGTCACGCCGAAGCGCTTCGGCCCCAAAGGGCATCGATCATCGCAACGAAGAAGGGCAATCCAACCCAGCACGCAGTGTCGACGATTTCGACTTCGATGAAGACGCCTTCTTGGCTGCTCTCGATGAAAACGAACCAATTGGAACCACAGGGGAAGTGGCTACAGGCAAGGTCATCGCTTTGGAAAGTGATGGTGTTTACGTCGACATCGGCGGGAAAGCACCAGGCTTTATGCCCAAAAATGAATGCGGCCTTGGCGTGATTACCAACCTCAAAGAGCGCTTCCCAAAGGGTTTAGAGGTCGAAGTACTCGTCACTCGAGAGCAAAATGCCGATGGGATGGTCACCATCAGCTGTCGAGCTCTAGAGCTGCGTAAGAGCTGGAGCAAGGTGCAGCAGATGGAGAAGGAAGGCAAGGTCGCCCAGGTCAAGGTCAATGGATTCAACCGTGGTGGAGTGACCTGCGACCTTGAAGGCCTGAGAGGATTTATTCCCCGCTCTCAGCTCCAAAATGGAGAGAATCACGAAGCGCTTATCGGAAAAACCCTTGGTGTGGCATTCCTGGAAGTCAATCCAGAAACCCGCAAGCTGGTGCTTTCAGAGAAGCGGGCCGCTACCGCCGCCCGCTTCTCTGAACTTGAAGTAGGACAGCTCGTGGAAGGTCAAGTCGTAGCAGTGAAGCCCTACGGTTTCTTCATAGACCTAGGCGGTGTGAGTGGCCTCCTTCACCAATCCATGATCACCGGTGGCAGTCTTAGATCCCTGCGGGAGGTATTCAACCAAGGCGATCGAGTCAAAGCCTTGATCACCGAAATGGACCCTGGTCGCGGACGCATTGCCCTGAACACAGCCCTACTGGAAGGACAACCGGGCGAACTCCTAATTGAAAAAGATAAGGTTATGGCTGAAGCGACTGATCGAGCCAACAAAGCTCGTAACGTCCTTAGGCAGCAGGAACAGTCAGCAGGATGA
- a CDS encoding ABC transporter substrate-binding protein, whose translation MAPSQAAPSSGSSLAADSIASGSWRQRFFKAPWRSWLMIFASLLGCQAVSASGLLSPSVVVLLPKGSAVEGANEIFLKGFQLGEEKVRGCGLSLASVKLRLLNLDDDPAVALSGNPRLKLVVAPPAADLRAFSALASKRNLSVVLPYQRGASLRSLGELDARSRLWFLVAPVRDDHQAMAQRVMEQGWRRVMVVRDPSELGVAAAKSFIEAFEILGGRVESYEPELVQSVNPDDGERLKRLQQDLVWLGPDALVLASRPSGPLAQALKKAQMDGSLGRGPQHPAWVWLASSDLASDIGPEAWEQLLLKQSSRGPGWQKFSESFEQHWGQAPDLLAAAGFDTARIIALSTISASLASAEGSADPLGWVDAESEPQPLCKALRLRLEGKQVRLEGAASSFALRAGQTPSGTTVFTRVSALGSD comes from the coding sequence ATGGCCCCCTCCCAAGCGGCCCCTTCAAGTGGTTCGTCTTTGGCTGCAGATTCCATTGCAAGTGGGTCTTGGAGGCAAAGGTTCTTTAAGGCTCCCTGGCGGAGCTGGTTGATGATTTTTGCCAGCCTCCTTGGCTGTCAGGCGGTTTCGGCAAGTGGGCTGCTGTCTCCATCTGTGGTGGTTCTGTTGCCAAAGGGCTCTGCTGTAGAAGGTGCCAATGAGATCTTCCTCAAGGGCTTCCAGTTGGGAGAGGAGAAGGTAAGAGGTTGCGGTCTTTCGCTGGCGTCTGTGAAGTTGCGTCTTCTCAATCTGGATGATGATCCTGCTGTGGCTTTATCAGGTAACCCGCGGTTGAAGTTGGTCGTGGCGCCTCCTGCTGCGGATCTTCGTGCTTTTTCTGCTCTGGCGTCTAAGCGCAATCTCAGTGTGGTGTTGCCTTATCAGCGGGGCGCTTCGTTACGAAGTCTTGGTGAGCTGGATGCACGTTCACGCCTGTGGTTCTTGGTGGCACCTGTTCGCGATGATCATCAGGCCATGGCTCAGCGAGTAATGGAGCAGGGTTGGCGCCGCGTCATGGTGGTGCGAGATCCATCTGAGCTTGGTGTTGCTGCAGCGAAATCTTTTATTGAAGCCTTTGAAATTCTTGGGGGGAGGGTGGAGAGCTACGAGCCCGAGTTGGTGCAGAGCGTGAATCCTGACGATGGCGAACGACTTAAGCGTTTGCAGCAGGACCTGGTCTGGCTAGGACCTGATGCTCTTGTCTTGGCGTCTCGCCCATCAGGTCCTCTTGCGCAGGCTTTGAAAAAGGCGCAGATGGATGGATCGCTTGGGCGGGGACCACAACATCCAGCCTGGGTATGGCTTGCATCATCGGATTTGGCGAGTGATATCGGTCCAGAAGCCTGGGAGCAGCTCTTGTTGAAGCAATCCTCACGGGGGCCTGGTTGGCAGAAATTTTCTGAATCGTTTGAGCAGCATTGGGGGCAGGCGCCCGATTTGTTGGCCGCTGCTGGCTTTGATACTGCTCGAATAATTGCGCTGTCAACGATTTCTGCTTCTCTAGCTTCTGCAGAGGGAAGCGCTGATCCTCTTGGATGGGTTGATGCAGAAAGTGAACCCCAGCCTCTTTGCAAAGCTTTGCGCTTGCGGCTCGAAGGCAAACAAGTGCGTTTGGAGGGCGCCGCTAGCAGTTTTGCTTTGCGAGCAGGACAGACACCTTCTGGGACAACAGTTTTTACACGAGTTTCTGCTTTGGGGTCTGACTGA
- the ilvB gene encoding biosynthetic-type acetolactate synthase large subunit, with protein MTLTSSTTALGGSSQQVQKRMTGADALMDALRRNGVEIIFGYPGGAILPIYDAVYKAEQQGWLKHILVRHEQGGAHAADGYARATGRVGVCFGTSGPGATNLVTGIATAQMDSVPMVVITGQVPRPCIGTDAFQETDIFGITLPIVKHSWVVRDPGDLASVVAQAFFIAASGRPGPVLIDIPKDVGQEEFDYQPVEPGSVVPAGFHRFPAPELSSIEAALDLIDDAQRPLLYVGGGVISAGAHESLKGFAERHQIPVTTTLMGKGAFDERHPLALGMLGMHGTAYANFAVTECDLLIAVGARFDDRVTGKLDTFAPRARVIHFEIDPAEVAKNRRPDVAVLGDVGVSLVKLFDLSKQKSVELRTSAWLTRIESWKNLYPLMTPPEEGPIYPQEVLLAIRDLAPEAYITTDVGQHQMWAAQYLRNGPRQWISSAGLGTMGFGMPAAIGVQVALPDEQVVCIAGDSSILMNIQELGTLIEYNIPAKIVIVNNHWQGMVRQWQQSFYEDRYSATDMLPGMPDFVALAKAFRVGGVLITERKDLRSSLKQALATPGPMLIDVHVRRDENCYPMVPPGKSNAQMVGLSNHPELSGVSL; from the coding sequence GTGACTTTGACTTCTTCAACCACGGCTCTCGGTGGTTCATCACAACAAGTGCAAAAGCGTATGACGGGCGCCGATGCCCTGATGGATGCTCTTCGCCGCAACGGTGTGGAGATCATCTTTGGTTATCCAGGTGGTGCAATCCTTCCGATTTACGACGCCGTTTATAAGGCTGAGCAGCAGGGATGGTTGAAGCACATCCTTGTTCGCCATGAGCAGGGGGGCGCCCATGCGGCTGATGGCTATGCAAGGGCTACAGGTCGTGTTGGAGTTTGCTTTGGAACCTCTGGGCCAGGCGCAACCAATCTCGTTACTGGTATCGCCACGGCTCAGATGGATTCTGTTCCAATGGTGGTGATTACAGGACAGGTCCCTCGACCATGCATTGGTACAGATGCTTTTCAGGAAACTGATATTTTCGGGATCACGCTGCCTATCGTGAAACACTCCTGGGTTGTTCGCGATCCGGGTGATTTGGCTTCGGTTGTTGCTCAAGCATTTTTTATTGCAGCTTCTGGGAGACCTGGTCCGGTGTTGATTGATATCCCTAAGGATGTGGGCCAGGAGGAATTCGACTATCAGCCAGTTGAACCTGGATCGGTCGTGCCTGCAGGATTTCACCGATTCCCGGCTCCAGAACTTTCCTCAATTGAGGCGGCTCTCGATTTAATTGATGATGCTCAGAGGCCTCTCCTTTACGTTGGCGGAGGAGTTATTTCTGCCGGGGCTCACGAGAGTCTTAAGGGTTTTGCAGAACGTCACCAGATACCTGTCACCACCACATTGATGGGTAAGGGGGCGTTTGATGAGCGACATCCTTTGGCTTTGGGGATGTTGGGAATGCATGGCACTGCCTATGCCAACTTTGCAGTTACTGAATGTGATTTGTTGATCGCTGTTGGTGCACGTTTCGATGACCGTGTTACAGGCAAGCTTGATACTTTTGCGCCCCGTGCAAGAGTGATTCATTTTGAAATTGATCCAGCAGAAGTAGCTAAGAACCGACGTCCTGATGTTGCGGTATTGGGTGATGTTGGTGTCAGCTTGGTGAAGTTATTCGACTTGAGTAAGCAAAAGTCTGTTGAGTTGAGGACTTCAGCGTGGCTAACTCGTATTGAGAGTTGGAAGAACCTTTACCCCTTGATGACTCCGCCTGAGGAGGGGCCAATTTATCCTCAGGAGGTGCTCTTGGCGATAAGGGACTTGGCTCCTGAGGCCTACATAACAACTGATGTGGGCCAGCATCAGATGTGGGCGGCTCAATATTTACGGAATGGGCCTCGTCAGTGGATCAGTAGCGCGGGATTGGGAACGATGGGTTTCGGGATGCCAGCTGCTATTGGTGTTCAAGTTGCTTTGCCAGATGAACAGGTTGTTTGTATCGCTGGTGATTCCAGCATCCTGATGAATATTCAGGAGTTGGGAACACTGATTGAGTACAACATCCCAGCCAAGATTGTGATTGTGAACAACCACTGGCAAGGGATGGTTCGTCAGTGGCAGCAAAGCTTCTACGAAGATCGTTATTCAGCCACTGACATGCTTCCGGGCATGCCTGATTTCGTGGCATTGGCGAAGGCCTTTAGGGTTGGCGGGGTGTTGATCACTGAGCGAAAGGATCTCAGGTCAAGTTTGAAGCAGGCCCTTGCGACTCCAGGTCCGATGCTCATCGACGTGCATGTGCGACGTGATGAAAATTGCTATCCGATGGTTCCTCCTGGCAAGAGCAACGCTCAAATGGTGGGTTTATCTAACCACCCTGAACTTTCTGGGGTTTCTTTGTGA
- a CDS encoding aldehyde oxygenase (deformylating), with product MPTLEMPVAAVLDSTVGSSEALPDFTSDRYKDAYSRINAIVIEGEQEAHDNYIAIGTLLPDHVEELKRLAKMEMRHKKGFTACGKNLGVEADMDFAREFFAPLRDNFQTALGQGKTPTCLLIQALLIEAFAISAYHTYIPVSDPFARKITEGVVKDEYTHLNYGEAWLKANLESCREELLEANRENLPLIRRMLDQVAGDAAVLQMDKEDLIEDFLIAYQESLTEIGFNTREITRMAAAALVS from the coding sequence ATGCCTACGCTTGAGATGCCTGTGGCAGCTGTTCTTGACAGCACTGTTGGATCTTCAGAAGCCCTGCCAGACTTCACTTCAGATAGATATAAGGATGCATACAGCAGAATCAACGCAATAGTCATTGAGGGCGAACAGGAAGCCCATGACAATTACATCGCGATTGGCACGCTGCTTCCCGATCATGTCGAAGAGCTCAAGCGGCTTGCCAAGATGGAGATGAGGCACAAGAAGGGCTTTACAGCTTGCGGCAAGAACCTTGGCGTTGAGGCTGACATGGACTTCGCAAGGGAGTTTTTTGCTCCTTTGCGTGACAACTTCCAGACAGCTTTAGGGCAGGGGAAAACACCTACATGCTTGCTGATCCAGGCGCTCTTGATTGAAGCCTTTGCTATTTCGGCTTATCACACCTATATCCCTGTTTCTGACCCCTTTGCTCGCAAGATTACTGAAGGTGTCGTGAAGGACGAGTACACACACCTCAATTATGGCGAGGCTTGGCTCAAGGCCAATCTGGAGAGTTGCCGTGAGGAGTTGCTTGAGGCCAATCGCGAGAACCTGCCTCTGATTCGCCGGATGCTTGATCAGGTAGCAGGTGATGCTGCCGTGCTGCAGATGGATAAGGAAGATCTGATTGAGGATTTCTTAATCGCCTACCAGGAATCTCTCACTGAGATTGGCTTTAACACTCGTGAAATTACCCGTATGGCAGCGGCAGCTCTTGTGAGCTGA
- the hemH gene encoding ferrochelatase produces MARVGVLLMNLGGPERIQDVGPFLFNIFADPEIIRLPNPALQRPLAWLISTLRSSKSEQAYRSIGGGSPLRRITEQQARELQSLLRQRGIDATSYVAMRYWHPFTESAVADIKADGIDQVVVLPLYPHFSISTSGSSFRELQRLRQTDESFRKLPIRCIRSWYDHPGYVRAMAELIAEQVRLSDVPEEAQVFFSAHGVPKSYVEQAGDPYQKEIEACTTLIMAELENLLGYGNPHSLAYQSRVGPEEWIQPYTDQVIEQLGEAGTRDLVVVPISFVSEHIETLAELDIEYRELATEAGIVHFRRVPALDTYPTFIEGLADLVGSSLEGPEINLDEAAKLAGRVKFYPQERWQWGLNTSSEAWNGRIAMLGFAAFLLELISGHGPLHAIGLL; encoded by the coding sequence ATGGCCCGGGTCGGTGTCCTCTTGATGAACCTAGGGGGGCCTGAACGTATCCAGGATGTAGGGCCTTTTCTCTTTAATATTTTTGCCGATCCGGAGATCATTCGGCTGCCTAACCCCGCTCTTCAGAGGCCTTTGGCCTGGTTGATCAGCACGCTGCGCAGCAGTAAATCCGAGCAGGCTTACCGCTCAATCGGGGGCGGTTCACCTCTGCGGCGGATCACTGAACAACAGGCTCGGGAGTTGCAGAGCTTGCTTCGGCAACGCGGTATCGATGCCACGAGCTATGTGGCGATGCGTTATTGGCATCCATTCACAGAATCCGCTGTCGCAGATATCAAAGCTGATGGGATTGATCAGGTGGTGGTGCTTCCCCTCTACCCTCATTTTTCGATTAGTACCAGTGGCTCGAGTTTTCGAGAGTTGCAGCGCTTGCGACAGACGGATGAATCTTTCCGCAAGCTGCCAATACGTTGTATCCGCAGCTGGTACGACCACCCTGGATATGTTCGTGCCATGGCGGAGTTGATCGCTGAGCAGGTTCGGCTGAGTGATGTACCTGAAGAAGCTCAAGTGTTTTTTAGTGCTCATGGAGTGCCCAAGAGCTATGTCGAACAAGCAGGTGATCCATATCAGAAGGAGATCGAGGCTTGTACGACTTTGATCATGGCTGAGCTGGAAAACCTTCTTGGCTATGGCAATCCTCATTCCCTTGCCTATCAAAGTCGAGTGGGTCCAGAGGAATGGATTCAGCCCTATACCGATCAAGTTATTGAGCAGCTTGGTGAGGCTGGTACACGTGATTTAGTGGTTGTGCCGATCAGCTTTGTGAGCGAACACATCGAAACTCTCGCCGAGCTTGATATCGAATACCGCGAGCTGGCGACCGAAGCAGGAATTGTTCATTTCAGGCGGGTGCCTGCTCTTGATACTTACCCCACATTCATTGAGGGTTTGGCCGATCTGGTTGGATCCAGTCTTGAGGGGCCAGAGATCAATCTCGATGAGGCTGCCAAGCTGGCCGGTCGAGTGAAGTTCTATCCCCAGGAGAGATGGCAATGGGGCTTGAATACCAGTTCTGAAGCATGGAATGGACGCATAGCCATGCTTGGGTTTGCGGCTTTTTTGTTGGAGCTGATCAGTGGCCATGGCCCTTTGCACGCGATCGGTCTGCTCTGA